From Neospora caninum Liverpool complete genome, chromosome VIII, a single genomic window includes:
- a CDS encoding Pyrrolidone-carboxylate peptidase,related, with product MCGLERGAVQYQAKTQGEATGKAQARLRPSDYRFGDFVRFSSFLLVLLLLHCGHLQALGAGARHLGARVEAARSFWRGVDAARKRSRIRTRDSSKSPPSFLTLSPFPSKPASRLPGVHSDGHPLSFLQPPADVPRPFSGLPRAEERRKGTRPSLKTDVLATQRRLVSRLPPRHSVRRSHLLAARSVSDAYLTISPRASPHPNLSLKFTRDPTDRMPFRSLGAAQRPSAGGLELAVTDGEKERDGGAHASSSRSDKQDVPTTTAVPFFAFGESEPATFLADERETRAPEASPEPQRRVFPDLPTADIRSAMAHSLPQNENAPPRETLLSPRSRQSASATASSLPFAPSEERHPRATLLAYVTGFGPFGSVRKNPTACLVSHMERALLRAQDGEAGFEEQRMPSPYSSSEGSMRSGQPANAAEFGFFVQSGVSFEDLATSCAADDGAASSPKSGKQEGSIVGGSTRRNVADINSDGTGSPEALVAEISRSAKDGVFAADKARSQSGEETVITRAFTNPPPVHFISSGVRLCGAEILEAAAAAAKEAAPRIGAALRLNSSWTERQTRLRSLDVRDSARLQAFGAAQESGVKTPTVSPSAVAKNGIRDRLGKTLAEVESSETQRLGDTDSPVRMRGLPEAASPVQADTPMVEAAASEKNGSQGKPGDEHETEADEKRVVKKLAFHLGLNQAATAFELEKVAVNEADFCIPDQRGFRPEKARISDTGPDRLVTRLPLEEICTALQERGFPCKTSTYAGRFVCNYLYYQSLLENLGSDTEVLFVHVPPFSTIPYSWQVSFLLQLLDVIRRLPEAPLTTSADAARNKKQHARRTSKASGSSGGNPKVEKEPEYEVEDVVAYTEDRRGVARWKVRWKGYDSDEDTWETRANLRGSPAFWKQMDRLQREWRMAHKNDESSSAFEDEDEDDGRSEDDVADPTRPGKGQSKARRGAGRPPAGKRRRTHSSSKRGKASSEDENEEEHEGSEEAPGVEDADREQDSSGEDDELLPYPIIYGTDTEPPPHHLPDETVLTDGRLSVFRFKNVPLKPKSDAHLGDTPACEGLSPGRLPRTEREDGSGLPAKRERRSAETENVRLSGRPGGDAAGGEDSKTAPEAQPASAHGDAPSKGGNCVYVQYLVDGKYVYSLPFDRARLYCPQLLLTYLMARTTFKTSAAAEGRPSRGKTRQAYESCFVQENQENLAREANCLPSPERGSVTPASVEEVEVDNAVAEEKLYSDAAVLSRETTSSTGRKRDGGHVDEESERTDSGDESESHAEKAHTRQKAGNRFPEEATRRDSSETDGSEFASDGSDSGGSKSGQAKKDDAGGAVEYEYGALKRSPIFSCVAG from the exons ATGTGTGGCCTCGAGCGGGGAGCGGTCCAGTACCAAGCAAAGACACAGGGCGAAGCAACTGGCAAAGCGCAGGCGCGACTTCGCCCATCTGACTACCGTTTTGGAGATTTcgtccgtttttcttcttttttgctcgtgcttcttctccttcactgCGGCCATTTGCAGGCGCTGGGTGCCGGGGCTCGGCATCTCGGAGCCCGCGTCGAGGCCGCTCGCAGTTTTTGGCGCGGGGTCGACGCCGCCAGGAAGCGCAGTCGGATTCGCACGCGCGACTCTTCGAagtctcctccgtcttttctcaccctgtctccgtttccctcgaaACCTGCCTCCCGTCTCCCTGGTGTCCATTCTGACGGTCACCCTCTGTCCTTTCTACAGCCTCCGGCCGACGTTCCGCGTCCCTTTTCTGGTCTCCCGAGAGCCGAAGAACGGCGAAAAGGCACTCGTCCCTCACTCAAAACAGACGTTCTCGCAACGCAGCGCCGACTTGTCTcacgtctcccgcctcgccacTCCGTGCGTCGCTCGCACCTGCTCGCCGCTCGTTCAGTGTCTGACGCGTATCTGACGAtttctcctcgcgcgtctccccaCCCGAACCTGTCTCTGAAATTTACCCGTGACCCCACCGACCGCAtgccttttcgctctcttggCGCTGCACAAAGGCCCTCCGCTGGCGGTCTTGAGCTCGCGGTGACGGACGGTGAAAAAGAACGGGACGGAGGAGCCcacgcttcgtcctctcgttCTGACAAGCAAGACGTCCCCACGACGACTGCAGTTCCTTTCTTTGCGTTCGGCGAAAGCGAACCCGCGACGTTTTTAGCAGACGAGCGTGAGACCCGCGCTCCTGAAGCCTCTCCAGAGCCGCAgcgccgcgtcttccctgACCTGCCGACCGCCGATATACGCAGCGCCATGGCACACTCGCTTCCTCAGAATGAAAATGCGCCGCCCAGAGAAacgctcctttctccccgCTCTCGTCAGTCTGCGTCAGCGACGGCTTCGAGTCTTCCGTTCGCGccaagcgaggagagacaccccCGAGCGACTCTTCTCGCGTATGTCACCGGTTTCGGCCCGTTCGGATCGGTGCGAAAGAATCCCACGGCGTGCCTTGTGTCCCACATGGAGCGAGCGCTTCTGCGAGCGCAGGACGGCGAAGCTGGATTCGAGGAACAGCGCATGCCTTCTCCATACTCCAGCTCGGAGGGCTCGATGCGGAGTGGACAGCCTGCGAACGCGGCGGAATTTGGCTTTTTTGTCCAGTCGGGAGTGTCTTTCGAGGACCTGGCCACTTCGTGTGCGGCcgacgacggcgccgcgtcttctccaaaGAGTGGCAAGCAAGAAGGTTCCATCGTCGGCGGATCAACACGGCGAAACGTTGCTGACATCAACAGCGACGGGACGGGAAGCCCGGAGGCTCTTGTCGCGGAGATTTCGAGATCGGCCAAGGACGGTGTGTTTGCGGCTGACAAGGCTCGGAGCCAAAGcggggaggagacagtgaTCACGCGGGCATTTACGAACCCGCCTCCTGTGCACTTCATCTCTTCCGGTGTCCGCCTGTGCGGCGCGGAAATTCTCGAAGcggccgcagcggctgcgaaGGAAGCGGCTCCACGAATCGGCGCGGCGCTTCGCTTGAACAGTTCTTGGACGGAACGGCAGACGCGACTCCGCTCCCTCGACgtgagagacagcgcgcgtTTGCAGGCCTTCGGTGCGGCGCAGGAAAGTGGTGTGAAGACGCCCACTGTGTCACCCAGCGCTGTTGCGAAAAACGGGATCAGAGACCGCTTGGGAAAGACACTTGCTGAAGTGGAAAGCAGTGAAACGCAGAGACTTGGCGACACAGACAGCCCTGTTAGGATGCGCGGGCTGCCGGAGGCAGCGTCGCCAGTCCAGGCGGACACGCCGATGGTGGAGGCAGCGGCctcggagaagaacggatcTCAAGGAAAGCCTGGTGACGAGCACGAGACTGAGGCAGACGAAAAACGGGTCGTGAAGAAGCTGGCATTTCACTTGGGTCTCAATCAGGCTGCGACAGCCTTCGAGCTAGAGAAGGTCGCCGTCAACG AGGCGGACTTCTGCATTCCGGACCAGCGCGGCTTTCGtccggagaaggcgcgaatATCAGATACCGGGCCTGACAGGCTCGTCACCCGCCTTCCCCTTGAG GAGATCTGTACCGCCCTCCAAGAGCGTGGGTTTCCTTGCAAAACATCCACCTACGCTGGACGCTTCGTCTGTAACTACTTGTA CTACCAGTCGCTTCTGGAAAACTTGGGCTCGGACACCGAAGTCCTGTTTGTTCAC GTGCCGCCTTTCTCGACCATCCCGTACTCGTGGCAAGTTTCTTTCCTGCTCCAGCTCTTAGACGTCATCCGCCGACTTCCAGAGGCGCCGTTAACAACAAGCGCAGATGCCGCCC GAAACAAGAAGCAGCACGCGCGCCGGACCTCCAAAGCGTCGGGATCCTCTGGAGGAAACCCAAAGGTGGAGAAGGAACCAGAATACGAAGTGGAGGACGTTGTCGCATACACTGAGGACCGACGGGGGGTG GCACGTTGGAAAGTGCGATGGAAAGGCTACGACTCCGACGAGGACACATGGGAGACGCGA GCAAACTTGCGGGGCTCGCCTGCGTTCTGGAAGCAAATGGACCGGCTACAGAGGGA GTGGAGGATGGCGCACAAGAACGACGAGTCAAGCAGCGCCTTTGAAGatgaggacgaggacgacgggcGCAGTGAAGACGACGTCGCTGATCCCACGCGTCCGGGGAAAGGCCAGTCGAAGGCTCGTCGAGGCGCGGGCCGCCCCCCCgcagggaagaggcgaaggacaCACAGTTCGTCtaagagaggaaaggcttcgtctgaagacgagaacgaagaagagcatgaaggcagcgaggaagcgccaGGCGTGGAGGATGCCGACCGCGAGCAAGACTCAAGtggggaagacgacgaacTTCTGCCTTACCCTATTATCTACGGGACGGACACCGAGCCGCCGCCTCATCACCTCCCAG ACGAGACGGTCCTGACGGACGGGCGACTGTCGGTCTTCCGATTCAAAAACGTCCCACTCAAACCCAAGAGCGATGCCCATCTCGGCGACACGCCGGCCTGCGAGGGTCTCTCCCCCGGGAGGTTGCcgcggacggagagagaggacggatCTGGACTGCCggcgaagcgcgagcggcgcagTGCAGAGACCGAGAACGTGCGACTTTCAGGCCGCCctggaggagacgccgcaggcggcgaagatTCCAAGACCGCTCCTGAAGCGCAGCCGGCTTCGGCGCATGGCGACGCGCCGTCAAAAGGCGGGAACTGCGTCTATGTCCAGTACCTCGTCGACGGGAAGTACGTGTACTCGCTTCCGTTCGACCGCGCTCGGCTCTACTGTCCCCAGCTGCTGCTCACCTACCTCATGGCGCGAACAACTTTCAAAACAAGTGCAGCGGCCGAAGGGAGGCCGAGCCgcgggaagacgcgacaggCCTACGAGTCGTGTTTTGTCCAAGAGAACCAGGAGAACTtggcgagggaggcgaactGCCTGCCAAGCCCTGAGAGGGGGAGCGTGACGCCTGCGAGCGTTGAAGAAGTTGAGGTGGACAACGCAGTGGCTGAAGAGAAACTGTATTCGGACGCGGCAGTGCTGAGCCGCGAAACCACCAGCAGCACTGGACGAAAGAGGGACGGCGGCCATGTTGACGAGGAGTCGGAACGAACCGACAGCGGGGACGAATCAGAGAGTCACGCTGAAAAGGCTCACACACGGCAGAAAGCCGGGAATCGCTTTCCTGAGGAAGCGACCAGAAGGGACAGCTCCGAAACAGACGGCTCAGAGTTTGCCTCAGACGGCTCCGACAGCGGAGGCAGCAAGTCTGGCCAGGCTAAAAAGGACGACGCCGGCGGCGCTGTCGAGTACGAGTATGGCGCTCTCAAGCGCTCGCCAATCTTCTCGTGCGTTGCTGGCTGA